The window GCCCGCCCCCGCCCCGCCGGCGGGTGGCCCCGGCCCCGGGCGGTCAGCCGGCGTCCCGGTGCCCGGGCGCGCCCTCGGTCCACCGGTCCTGGACGGGCTCCCGGCCGCGGCAGGGGAGGTGCCGGTTCAGCGCGTCGCCGCAGTTGGCGGCCACCGCGCGGCGCAGCAGGGCGGTCAGCCGGGCGGTGACCGGGCGGACCAGCCCGAGCAGGAGGGCGATGGCCCGGCGGTCGAGGCGTTCGACGGCCGCGGCCAGGGCTCGGCCCCCGTGCACCAGAGCGGTACAGGTCAGGGCGGTGCGGCGGGCGGCATGGTGCGAGAGTCTGCGGAACCGGTTCACATGGATGCAACATTCCGGCCACCCGGCCGGTTCTGGCCGGTTTCCCCTCCCTGGTGGCGAACGATTCGGCACGCGCCTCCCCCGTACCCGGCCCGCCGTGGCGCACGCGGTGGCGCGTGCGCTGGCGCGACGGTGGCGCGAGCGGCGGCCGGCGGCTCTCCTCAGCCGCCCTGGAGCTCAGCCGTCCTGGAGCTCAGCCGTCCTGGAGGTCAGTCGCTCTGGAGCGTGCCCGCCTCCTGGCGGATCAGCTCGCGCAGCGCCGCCAGCCGGGGCCGGCCGTCGTCGAGCCGCCACTGCATCTCCAGCGGCAGGGTGGCCCGGCCGGCGAGCGGGACGGTGACCACCTCCTCGGTGAGGTGACCGGTCATCGAGCGGGGGACGAGCGAGAACGCCCGGTTCTGGGAGAGCAGGTAGAGCCGTGAGCCGACGATGCGCGGCGGGCTCACCAGGACCGGCGGCTCCACGCCGTGCTCGGAGCAGAGTCCGAGGACGTGGTCGTAGTAGCGCGGGTGCTGCTCGCGGGGCCAGAGCAGCAGCGGGAGGTCCCGCAGCTCGGACAGCCGGACGGCGTCGCGCCCGGCCAGCGGGTGGTCGCGGCCCAGCGCGACCCGGACGGGCTCGTCGGCGAGGGTCTCCCGCCGGTAGCCGGGCACCTCGTCGAGGAAGCGGCCCAGGCCGATGTCGGCCAGCTCGGCGGCCAGCGTCGAGGAGACGCGGCCGGTGTCGACGGCGAGCTCCGCGGTGTCCAGCGCGGGCAGTTCGCGCTCGGCCCGGCTGACCACGGCGGGCAGCAGCCGGTTCATCACGCTGGGGGAGGCGACGATCCGGGCGGTGCCCGTCCGCGCCTCCTCGTGCAGCCGGACCCGGGCGAGCAGGGCGGCGGCCTGGCCGAGGAGCCGGGCGCTCTCGTCGGCCATCACCTCGCCCGCCGGGGTGAGGACGACGGCCCGGCGGCTGCGGTCGAAGAGCTCGACGCCGACCGCCCGCTCCAGCCGGGCGACCTCCTGACTGACCGTCGGCTGCGAGATGTGCAGGCGCTCGGCGGCGCGGCCGAAGTGCAGACCGTCGGCGACCGCGAGGAAGACTTCGAGCTGACGCAAGGTGAATCCCATAGTCGAAACCCTATGGGAAGGCCCGGTACTCCTTCTGGATCCCGATGCGAACCGTCCCTAGGCTGACCGGAACTGCCACAGCGTGGTGGCACCCCAGAGAGAGTTCGTGCCTCCCATGAGCGGACTGCCCATCCGGATCTCCGACGACGTCGCCCGGGCCGTCGCCGACGGCGCGCCCGTCGTCGCCCTGGAGTCGACCATCTTCACGCACGGCCTTCCGCGGCCCCGCAACCTGGAGGTCGCGCTGGAGGCGGAGGATCGGTTGCGAGCCGCCGGGGTCGTCCCGGCGACGATCGGCGTCTTCGCCGGGGTGCCCACCGTGGGACTCGGCCCGGACCAGATCAAGGAACTGTCCGAGTCGGACGACCTGGACAAGGCGAGCCTGCGCGACCTGCCGGTGGTCGCCGCGCTGGGCCGGCACGGCGGGACGACCGTCGCGGCCACCGCCTTCCTCGCCCACCGGGCGGGGATCCGGGTCTTCTCCACCGGCGGGCTGGGCGGCGTGCACTTCGGCGCGGCCGAGAGCTTCGACGAGTCCGCCGACCTCACCACGCTGGCCGCCACGCCCGTCACCGTGATCAGCGCGGGCGTGAAGTCGATCCTGGACATCCGGGCCACCCTGGAGCGCTTCGAGACGCTCAACATCCCCGTCATCGGCTACCGGACGCGCCGGTACCCCGGCTTCTACGTCACCGACTCCGGGCACGAGATCGCCTACCGGGTGGACTCCCCGGAGGAGGCCGCGCGGATCATCGCGGCCCGGGACGGGCTGGAGCTGCCCCAGGCCGTGCTGATCGCCAACCCGGTGGACCCGGCCGAGCAGTTGCCGCCCCAGGAGCTCGACGCGCTGCTGACCAGGGCCTGGGCCGAGGCCGAGCGCCGGGGCATCACCGGCAACGCCTCGACGCCGTTCCTGCTCGACTTCATCCAGCGCGACACGCAGGGCCGCAGCCTGGACGTCAACGTCGCGGTCTACCGGGGCAACGTCCGACTCGGCGGCCGGATCGCCACCGCGCTGGCGGCGCTGCGGGGCGGGGAGTAGCGCCGGTGATCGAGGTGCTCGGGGTACTCGGCGACCTCGTCGAGGACGTCGTCGTCTGGGTCGACGGGCCGCTGCGGCACGGCACCGACTCCACGGCCAGGGTCTTCCGGCGGCGCGGCGGCAGCGCGGCGAACGTCGCGGGATTCGCCGCCGGGCAGTGGCCCGCACGGTTCCTCGGCTGCGTCGGCGACGACCCGGCGGGGGACGCTCTGGTCGCCGAACTGGCGGGCCACGGCGTCGACGTACGGGTCGTCAGGCGGGGGCAGACGGGCAGCATCGTCGTCCTCGTCGACGACGCCGGGGAGCGGACGATGCTCCCCGACCGGGGCGCGGCCACCCTGCTGGACACCGTGCCGGACGAGTGGCTCGCCGGTCTGACCCACCTGCACGTGCCCGCCTACTCCTTCGACGGGGAGCCGGTCGGGAGCGCGGCGGCCGACGCCCTGCGGCGGGTGCGCCGGGCGGGCGGCACCACCTCGCTCGACGCCTCCTCGACCGGCATGCTCGCCGGCTTCGGCCGGGAGCGCTTCCTCGCCCTGGCCGCCGAGTTGACGCCCACCCTGCTGTTCGCCAACCAGGAGGAGGCCGCTCTCCTCGGGCTTCTGGTGGAGGGCCGGCCCGGCCCGGAGCGGGCCCGGCTGGCGGGCACCACGGTGGTCACCAAGGCCGGCGCGGCGGCGACCACCGTGGACGCGCCCGGGCGGGCCCCCTTCGCGGTCCCCGTCCCGCCGGTCGGCGAGGTCCGCGACCTCACCGGCGCCGGCGACGCGTTCGCCGCGGGCTTCCTGGCCGGCTTCCTGGCCGAGGTCGGCCTGCGCGAGGCCACCGAGCGCGGCCACCGCTGCGCCGCCAGGGTGCTGGCCTCGCCCGGGGCGTCCTTCGGCCCCCGCTGACCCGCCCGCCGCCGGTCGGCGGGGGCGGCCCGGATACCATTCCCCCCGTGTCGGTCAACATAGAACTCGCCCTCTTCGTCGACGGCCTCACCGGCCGGGAGCAGGCGTGGGAGGTGGTGCACGCCCTCGCCGCCGTGCTGCGGGACGAGCGGATCGACGACGAGGTGCGGATCGGCGTGGGCGAGCTGGACGGGGAGTTCATCGTCTCGGGCGAGAGCGAGTACCCGCTGGTCATCACCCGCTTCTACGCCTGGCGGCCGGCGTTCGAGCGCGCCGTCACCGAGGCCGTCGGGAAGGTCGCGCCGCACGCCCGCCCGGCCGTCGAGTGGGGCTACCCGGACGAGCGCTGAGCGGACGGGCACGGGCTGACACGCCCACGGACGGCGCAGAGTCCGGCGCCGCGCACGGCCGGTCCGATAGGGATGGCTCGTCCATCGCCGATCCGCGATGGCTCCTCCCCCGCCGATCCGAAAGGCCGACCCATGCTCCTGCTCAGCCCGATGCCGAAGCCGCTCCGCCACGCCGTCCGCGCGGCCGGTGCCGTCCTGCTGCTCGCCGCTCCGCTGCTGGCCGCCCACCCGGCGGCCGCCGAAGGCCCGAAGACGCCCCAGGAGGCCGCCGTCTGCCGCGGCGTGGTGGGCACCCTGGTCGGCGGATCCCTGCTGTTCGGCCCGGGCGGCGTCAACGCGGTCTGCGCCGTCCAGCCCGAGAAGACCCCGGCCGACGACCTGTCCTGACCCCCGGCCCGGGGCCCGCCGCCGCAGCTCCGATACCGGGGTGCGGAGCTGCGGCGACGTCGTGGATACTGATCGCCGCGCAGGAGGGACGCCCTGGGTCTCTCGGCGTCCCCTGGATCGGCGCGCCACCAGAACGTCACACCAGGGGGATCAACTTTGTCGTTCCACCGTCGCGTTGGCATAGCCATCGCCGTCGCCTGCTCGGCCGGCGCGGGAACCGCGCTGCCTTCGGTCGCGCAGGCCGAGACCGCCGTGCTCTACGTGGACAACAGCACCACCGCGCACTGCTCGGACGCCGGGGTCGGCACCCAGGCCCAGCCGTACTGCGGCATCCAGGCCGCCGCGGACGCGGCCCAGCCGGGGCAGACCGTCCAGATCGCCCCGAACCGCACCTACCAGGGCATGATCACGGTCAGGCGCTCGGGCCTGCCCGGCAAGCCGATCGTCTTCAAGGCCGACATCCCCTACAAGGTCCCGGCGACGAGCGTCGAGGTCGGTCAGCAGGACGGGCCGGACGCACCCGGCTACGGCTTCCTCATCTCGGGCGTGCACGACGTCACCGTGACGGGCCTGCAGATCATGGCCCCGCAGGAGGGCGTGCTCGTCAAGGACTCCGAGCGGATCGTCCTGGACCGCACCATCGTGGGCGCGGGAAGCGGCGGCGCGGCCCAGCCGGGCCCGGCAGTCCGGATCACCGGCCACAGCGCCGGCGTCACGGTGAGCCGCAGCCAGATCGCCTCGGCCGGCCCGATCGGCGTGGCGGTCGAGGCCGGGGTGACGGGCACCGTCCTCACCACCAACCTGGTGACCGAGACGGACGGCCGGGGCGTGCTGGTCACCGACGCCCCCGGCACCGTCGTGGTCGGCAACACCTTCGGGCGGAACTGCCTGAGCGACATCGAACTCGCGGGCAACTCCTCCGGCGCGACCGTCGAGAACAACGTGCTGGCGAAACGCCCGGCGGACTGGTGCGGCGGCGTACCGGTCTCCTCGGTCGCGCTGACGGTGTCGGCGGGCTCGACCCAGGGCACCAAGGTCGACTACAACAGCGTCCAGCCCGCGCCGGGCGCGGCCGCCTACGCGTGGGGCGGCACCTCCTACGCCACGGCGGCGGCCTTCCGGGCCACCGGCCAGGGCGCCCACGACAACGGGGCCGACCCGGGCTTCTCCCAGTCGACCTCGGACTACCGGCCGATCGCGGTCGAGGGTCTGACGGACGCCGCCGACGCCTCGGCGCCCGGCGCCCTGGACACCGACCTCTACGGCGACCCGCGCGCCGACCACCCGAAGATCGCCAACACCGGTACCGGCAACGGCTACCAGGACCGCGGCGCCGTGGAACTGCAGGACACCATGAGCGTCATGGTGTCGGCGCTGCCCTACTCGACCACCGGGCACCCGCTGAACGCCCGGGCCACGGTCTGGTACACCCCCGGCTGGGCACCGGTCGGCGCCACCCTGGACTTCGGTGACGGCACCGCGCCGGTCCCGGTGAACTCGGGCAACATCACGATCGATCACGACTACCCGGCCGGCGGCAGTTACACGCTGACGCTCACCGCGACCAGCGAGACCGGCCTGGTCCGCACCTCCACCGGGACGGTGAAGCTGGCCCCGGTGGGCGAGCTCCGCCCGTCCTTCGGGGTGTACCAGCCCGATCGCACCGTCGCCCGGGTCACCGTCACGGACCGGACCGTCAGCCCCTGGCCGGTGGCCCGCTACGTCATCGACTTCGGTGACGGCACGGCCCCGGCCGTCAGCGAGGGACCGACCCCGCCGAGCGGTGTCACCCACGACTACGGCGTGGCCGGCACGTACACCGTCACCGAGACCGTCGTCGACGACCACGGCCGGACCGGCAGCACCGGGACCCAGCTGTACGTCGCCGGTCCGCAGGCCGGCGTGCCGTTCGCCGGCTACTTCGGCGGCCCCACCAGCCACGTCGGGCTCTTCGACAAGGGCCGTTGGGCGCTCTCCTACCAGAAGGCCTCCGGCCAGGCGAACCTGGTCTGGAGCCTCGGGGACCCGGGGGATGTTCCGGTGGTCGGCGCCTGGGACAACACCTGCCAGTGCCAGTCCGGGATCTACCGTCCGAGCACGGGCACCTTCGCCCTGCAGCACTCCGACAAGTCCGTCTCCACGGTCCAGTTCGGGGAGCCGGGCGACCTCCCGGTGGTCGGTGCCTGGGACCACAACGGCCACGACCAGCTGGCCATCTTCCGTCCGAGCACCAGCACCCTCGCGGTGCGGCACGACAACGGCAGCGTCTCCACCATGGGCTTCGGCGACCAGGGCGACCTTCCGGTGGTGGGTGACTGGGACGGCGTGCACCACGCCCAGTTCGGCGTCTTCCGCCCCGGGCGGAACGAGGGCGACCCGAACCTGTTCATCCTGCGGCACGACGACGGCAGCGTCTCCACCGCCGCCTACGGCGTCAAGGGCGACCTTCCGGTGGTCGGCGACTGGCTGGGCCGGGGCCGGACGACCTTCGGGATCTTCCGTCCGAGCAGCCACGTCTTCGCCCTGAGCAACGCCTACGGCGGGCAGGGCGACTCGGTCTTCACGATCTACGGCTGATCCGGGCAGGGCCGGCGGAGGGCCGGGGCGCGCAGCGACCGCGTGCCCCGGCCCTCCGCCGTTTCGACGGCCGGCGCCTCACCCGGTGGGCCCGGGCTGTGCCGGGCCGAACGGTGCGGCGAGTGAGCTGAGTTCGGAGAGTTCGGTGAGTTCGGCCGGGGTGAGGGTGAGGTCGGCGGCCGCGGCGGAGTCGCGGATGCTGGCGGACCGGCGGGCGCCCGGGATCGGGACGACGGCGGGGGACAGTGCGAGCAGCCAGGCCAGGCCGATCCGCTGGGGCGAGACGCCCCGCTCGGCGGCGATCCGGTGGAACGCGCCGGACGTGACGGCGACGTCGTCGGGGCCGTCGAGGACGCTGCGCGACAGCCCGCCGAGCGGACTCCACGGCAGGAAGGCCAGCCCCAGGCGCTCGCAGAGCCGCAGCTCCGGCTCGGCGCGGCGGACGGCGGGGGAGAAGCGGTTCTGCACCGAGACCAGGCCGGCGCCCAGGATGTCCCGCGCGACCAGGATCTGCCCCTCGTCGACGTTGGAGATCCCCGCGGCCCGGATCTTCCCGGCATCCAGCAGCTCGCGCAGGGCGCCCACCGACTCGGCCCACGGCACCCGGGGGTCGGGCTTGTGCAGCTGGTAGAGGTCGATCGCCGCCACGCCCAGGCGCCGCAGCGAGCCCTCGCAGGCCTGCCGCAGCCGGTCCGGGCGGCCGTCGACCGTCCAGGAGCCGTCACCGGGCCGGCCGCGCCCGCCCTTGGTGGCGACCAGCACGGCGGCGCGGTCGGCGGCGGTCCGGCTCGCCAGCGCGCGGGCCACCAGCCTTTCGTTGTGGCCGAGTTCGCCGGCGTGCCAGTGGTAGGAGTCGGCGGTGTCGATCAGGGTGACCCCGGCGTCGAGCGCGCTGTGCAGGGTGGCCAGGGCGGAGGCCTCGTCCGGGCGGCCCTCGACGGAGAGCGGCATCGCGCCCAGCCCGATCGCGCCGACGGCCGCGGCGCCGATGGTGCGCTGTCGCACGTCACACCTCCCTCGGGGAGAGGGCGGCGGCGTCCGCCACGGCGCCCGGCAGCCAGTCGGCCAGCGGGGAGAACCGCAGGCCGAGCGCGACGGCGCGCCGGTCGTCCATCGGGTACCAGCGGTCGAAGGAGAACGGCGAGGCGTCCTCGCCGGCCGTCACCCGGTAGCGGGCGGTGGTCCCCAGCCGGTCGGCGATCAGCTCGCAGAGCCGGACCACGTCGAGCGCGTCCGGCGAGCACGCGTTCACCGGACCGGCGTCGTCGGAGGCCGCCGACCGCACCAGCGCGGCGGCGATCTCCTCGTGGTGGACGAAGGACGTGGGCCGCGGCCTCGCGTGCACCGCGACCGGCCGCCCGGCCGCGATCAGCTCCGTGTAGTGCGCCAGCCGGCCGGTGAAGTCCCGCGCCCCGCCGCCCAGGACGTGGGCGCTGCGCACGCTCGCCCAGGAGAACGGCGGATCCTGCGCGAGCACCGCCTCGGCCTGCCGCTTCCCCTCGGCGTACCCGGTCGCCTCGTCGGTGCGCCGGGCGAGCGCCGCCGGATCGTGCCACGGCAGCTCCGACGGGACGGCCCGGAGCGGGTCGACGGCGGACTCGGGCACCGGAACTCCCTCGGTGGTGCGCACCAGGGGCGAGGTGGCCGGGTCGTACACCTCCATCGTCGAGGTCATCACGTACCGGCCGGTGCGGCCGGCGAACACCCGGCGGGCGACGGCCGCCTGGACGGGGGTGTAGAGCACCTGGTCGATCACCGCGTCGAAGTCGCGGCCGCCGAGCGCGGCGGCCAGCCCGGTCTCGTCGGACCGGTCGGCGCGGACGTGGTCGACCCCGGGCGGCGGCGGGGTCGAGCCGCGGTTGACGAGGGTGACGCGGGTACCGGAGTCCCGTAGCAGGGTGACCAGGTGCAGGCCGAAGTACCGGCTTCCGCCGATGACGCAGACGTTTCGCATGCCCCCACTCTGCTGCCGTACCGTCATCAGCGGAACTACCGAC of the Kitasatospora sp. NBC_01246 genome contains:
- a CDS encoding LysR substrate-binding domain-containing protein, with the protein product MGFTLRQLEVFLAVADGLHFGRAAERLHISQPTVSQEVARLERAVGVELFDRSRRAVVLTPAGEVMADESARLLGQAAALLARVRLHEEARTGTARIVASPSVMNRLLPAVVSRAERELPALDTAELAVDTGRVSSTLAAELADIGLGRFLDEVPGYRRETLADEPVRVALGRDHPLAGRDAVRLSELRDLPLLLWPREQHPRYYDHVLGLCSEHGVEPPVLVSPPRIVGSRLYLLSQNRAFSLVPRSMTGHLTEEVVTVPLAGRATLPLEMQWRLDDGRPRLAALRELIRQEAGTLQSD
- a CDS encoding pseudouridine-5'-phosphate glycosidase, which encodes MSGLPIRISDDVARAVADGAPVVALESTIFTHGLPRPRNLEVALEAEDRLRAAGVVPATIGVFAGVPTVGLGPDQIKELSESDDLDKASLRDLPVVAALGRHGGTTVAATAFLAHRAGIRVFSTGGLGGVHFGAAESFDESADLTTLAATPVTVISAGVKSILDIRATLERFETLNIPVIGYRTRRYPGFYVTDSGHEIAYRVDSPEEAARIIAARDGLELPQAVLIANPVDPAEQLPPQELDALLTRAWAEAERRGITGNASTPFLLDFIQRDTQGRSLDVNVAVYRGNVRLGGRIATALAALRGGE
- a CDS encoding carbohydrate kinase family protein, whose translation is MIEVLGVLGDLVEDVVVWVDGPLRHGTDSTARVFRRRGGSAANVAGFAAGQWPARFLGCVGDDPAGDALVAELAGHGVDVRVVRRGQTGSIVVLVDDAGERTMLPDRGAATLLDTVPDEWLAGLTHLHVPAYSFDGEPVGSAAADALRRVRRAGGTTSLDASSTGMLAGFGRERFLALAAELTPTLLFANQEEAALLGLLVEGRPGPERARLAGTTVVTKAGAAATTVDAPGRAPFAVPVPPVGEVRDLTGAGDAFAAGFLAGFLAEVGLREATERGHRCAARVLASPGASFGPR
- a CDS encoding PKD domain-containing protein — translated: MSFHRRVGIAIAVACSAGAGTALPSVAQAETAVLYVDNSTTAHCSDAGVGTQAQPYCGIQAAADAAQPGQTVQIAPNRTYQGMITVRRSGLPGKPIVFKADIPYKVPATSVEVGQQDGPDAPGYGFLISGVHDVTVTGLQIMAPQEGVLVKDSERIVLDRTIVGAGSGGAAQPGPAVRITGHSAGVTVSRSQIASAGPIGVAVEAGVTGTVLTTNLVTETDGRGVLVTDAPGTVVVGNTFGRNCLSDIELAGNSSGATVENNVLAKRPADWCGGVPVSSVALTVSAGSTQGTKVDYNSVQPAPGAAAYAWGGTSYATAAAFRATGQGAHDNGADPGFSQSTSDYRPIAVEGLTDAADASAPGALDTDLYGDPRADHPKIANTGTGNGYQDRGAVELQDTMSVMVSALPYSTTGHPLNARATVWYTPGWAPVGATLDFGDGTAPVPVNSGNITIDHDYPAGGSYTLTLTATSETGLVRTSTGTVKLAPVGELRPSFGVYQPDRTVARVTVTDRTVSPWPVARYVIDFGDGTAPAVSEGPTPPSGVTHDYGVAGTYTVTETVVDDHGRTGSTGTQLYVAGPQAGVPFAGYFGGPTSHVGLFDKGRWALSYQKASGQANLVWSLGDPGDVPVVGAWDNTCQCQSGIYRPSTGTFALQHSDKSVSTVQFGEPGDLPVVGAWDHNGHDQLAIFRPSTSTLAVRHDNGSVSTMGFGDQGDLPVVGDWDGVHHAQFGVFRPGRNEGDPNLFILRHDDGSVSTAAYGVKGDLPVVGDWLGRGRTTFGIFRPSSHVFALSNAYGGQGDSVFTIYG
- a CDS encoding aldo/keto reductase; this encodes MRQRTIGAAAVGAIGLGAMPLSVEGRPDEASALATLHSALDAGVTLIDTADSYHWHAGELGHNERLVARALASRTAADRAAVLVATKGGRGRPGDGSWTVDGRPDRLRQACEGSLRRLGVAAIDLYQLHKPDPRVPWAESVGALRELLDAGKIRAAGISNVDEGQILVARDILGAGLVSVQNRFSPAVRRAEPELRLCERLGLAFLPWSPLGGLSRSVLDGPDDVAVTSGAFHRIAAERGVSPQRIGLAWLLALSPAVVPIPGARRSASIRDSAAAADLTLTPAELTELSELSSLAAPFGPAQPGPTG
- a CDS encoding NAD-dependent epimerase/dehydratase family protein produces the protein MRNVCVIGGSRYFGLHLVTLLRDSGTRVTLVNRGSTPPPPGVDHVRADRSDETGLAAALGGRDFDAVIDQVLYTPVQAAVARRVFAGRTGRYVMTSTMEVYDPATSPLVRTTEGVPVPESAVDPLRAVPSELPWHDPAALARRTDEATGYAEGKRQAEAVLAQDPPFSWASVRSAHVLGGGARDFTGRLAHYTELIAAGRPVAVHARPRPTSFVHHEEIAAALVRSAASDDAGPVNACSPDALDVVRLCELIADRLGTTARYRVTAGEDASPFSFDRWYPMDDRRAVALGLRFSPLADWLPGAVADAAALSPREV